The Oryza brachyantha chromosome 7, ObraRS2, whole genome shotgun sequence genomic interval GGAAAGACAGGGATTGCAAGCCCAGGAGAAAAAGCTCATCACTGAGATTAAGAAAACAGCAAAGGAAGGCCAGATGGTATGAACTCTGGTATTTAGGAATGTGATTTAAGTTTTCCTTTGTTCTTGCTCTTGTGTTCTTTCCTATTCCGTGACACAGTTCACTTTGTGGGAATTTGTTCtattattactattatttGAACAAGTTGATTTCTGGCTGCTGAGATTTAGTACGAATGTGTTCCATAATGTTTCAAATATATGGTAAGCAAAGAACTGCAATCGATAGATCAAGATCTATTATGAACCAGCAGTGGTAGTAACTGAAACATATCAACGACAAGATCGCAGAAGAGATGTTTCTGAGGAATAATTTTTATCCTAGACTGAGAATGAAAGATATATGTAGTTTCCTACCATCTTATTGCGATTCTTAGGCCTCCATAGaatgtgtgattttttttgggattCCTGTGATATCCTTTGGAATTCTTGCATTCCAAATAGGGTCTCTACCATTAATATGGAAATAGCCCTACTTTACTACGATGAGTATATTGGTCGACTGATTGGTGTTAATTGGTATTCTTTCCCCCTCGCAGTAGGTTTTATCTGTGACTTGACCAGACTTCCAAATAGATCACATCTTTTGATATAAATTTGATAACCTGTTGAGGAAACAGTGAAAGGTTGTAGTCTTGTGGACGAACAATTCCACCCTGCTGCTAAAAATGGACATATTAATGTTGAATGATTTGTCAGCATGTTTTGCACTTTTGCTAGATATCATTATAGAGACTAAGAGAAGCAAAAATGTTTCATGAGTTTATCCAAGAACTCTTAAAGGCAAGATCTAATAGAATATCTCAAGGGTAGCAAGAGCAATCATTATTCATGTAttggaaataaaattacatCTATACTGATAAGTGGCGATAATAGACTCTTCAAAATAGGGTATATATTTTGGGTCATGTGTGGTTTATCTCTGTCTGCAAAATACTTTCATGTGATGGAACATGGAGTGATGTCTAAGGACTTGAGTTTGCTGCCCCCGTATTGCTTGCTGTTCTCGCCTTCTCAGACAAAAGAACCCCTGACACAATGGCTATATTTCTGCAGCATCCTTGGTGTCATTAATGAACGTGGTAGAATTTAAACAACCAACACTAATGTTTCCTTCTACTAGTAATATACCCATACATTGCAACAGGACCATATAATTTATGATGGACTATACAGTCCCATAGAGAAAAGAAACGGAAGCAATGACTGTGTCTTCAATGGCGCAATCCTAGTGTTGCGATGGTCTTGTAGGTTGCCGAGAACGAGGGTAATTTTTGGTGCTTAGCGGGAGCATCTGCCCTCCAAAAGCTTCTTTGTGGACTGGCAAACCTGGGCAGCTAGGGTTGTGTGTGTGGGTGATTTTGGTGGGAGGGCTTTGGTTCTCctagtttgtatttttttttctttatcttctTCCCCTTAATGAAATGAAACACAATTATCTTGTGTTTTCGAgaatttttttctggttttgtgGAAGCGGTGTTTTTCGCGTGACGTAGATTGGGGAAGAGGACGAATGACTCTACTTTTAAGTAGTAGACATACAATTTTCACTTTTCAGTTATCATGGCCTTCACATTTTTCCTCCTACagatttactatttttttgcatgaacCAACAATACATTGCATATTTGACACAACTCCATGTATAATTTACTGGCTATTCCCATTGATgattgtaaattttatattgtgttctttttcttaCATAAACTGCACATACTCTAATTCATAGTGGTTAGCAATGAACAGAAAAAACTAACTTTCATGGATTGCACGGTATGAGAGTTTCAAGATTTGTCTCTTCCTCACATAAAGCCTACTGGCACAGCAATTTGCTCTATTGCTTGACCTGAAGTAGATGAAACAAACACAGGGTCTTAACATGCTAAATTTCaatgttcaaattttgataatagtcgaatcaatataacataaaatctTGAAATACTTCTTACCTTCTTCTAGTGCAATATGTAACACAAAAGCTACATTGAACTAGATGCTGATTTTCACATGCTACTCAGGGTGCTGTCAAAGTAATGGCCAAAGATCTTATTCGTACACGGCATCAGATCACAAAGTTCTACCAACTTAAATCTCAGCTTCAAGGAGTTTCTCTAAGAGTTCAGGTAACTATTGCTCTCTCATTTCCTTGCTAATTCTTGCTCTTTTTTAGTGTGTGTATGCCATATCAATTAGCAGTGACTTCCAGGTGCTTGATTAAGTTTtattgaagttgatgttttaTGTGGTGAATTCTTTTTTGTTCACAAGTACATGAATTGAAAAATGGTATATAAGTTGCCATTGAGTTATATAACACCATAGAGCAAAACATATTTGGTGACAAATACCTTTTTAATTCCATGTCATTAATAATCTAGAGTAGCTGCATCTCCACTTTACTAAGTTGTAGCAGTAGAAACAACATGACCTTTAACATGGTTAAGCtgtgcacaatttttttacttatagaTGCTACTAGATATTTCACACAATGGGCTGAAGACCCAggcttatttttaatttcacaTAAAATATTCTGTTGATCTGAAATTTGGTGCTGCATCCATTTTATCGTTCACATATGCATTTCCAACCTGCAACCATTACAGACATTGAAATCTACACAAGCTATGGGTGATGCCATGAAAGGTGTTACGAAGGCTATGGGTCAGATGAATAGGCAGTTAAATCTACCAGGATTACAGAGGATTATGATGGAATTTGAGCGACAAAATGAGAGGATGGAGATGACGAGTGAAGTCATGGGTGATGCTATAGATGATGCTTTAGAGGGAGATGAGGATCAAGAGGAAGAAACTGAGGAGCTTGTGAATCAAGTCCTTGATGAAATTGGCATTGATGTTAACCAAGAGGTATGTTTGTCATACTgcttttgtgttttgttttagTGAGATCATTGTGGTGGTTAGAATTATCATGAAAACAGTAGTTTGGTTGGTTGTGGACAGAATACTAAATTGCCATAGGTGATAGGATTGCAggtttataaattttgttctaagtaaaaaaaataaaaagacgcAAGGAGGTGCCAATAAATATTGGTTTGGTCCAACATATGTCCACAGCCAAGTATAGCTGATCAAACCAGGGCCCATCTCCAAAAATATTTACCTCTATTCAATAGACAACTTTGTTCATTCTTACCTTTAGTTCTACCGAGTTGAACCCAGCACTAATTAATCTCTTCATGATCTATAATCCTTTAAAAAGAagcagtggtggtggtgaatctaCCATCATCCCACCATCAACCCGtatctttttcttcaaaagGTGGCAGAGTGACCACATTCCAGCCATCCTCTACCAACTCTACTTTATATACAAAGAAAACATGATACTTTGGGGGGCAATATATACATCaattaatagataatataTGCAAAAGTGTTAGTAATAATGTGTTAACGAtaaatttctttaattaaaatctcATTGTAACGCACGAGCAATATGTTAGTTTGCTTCAAACTTCAAACTATAGATGATGTAAAAAGATAATGGTGATTGTATCTGTAGTACTTGATTCTGTGCGCTGGCTGTATCCTGGCTGCAATTGTATCTATTATATGGTCTTTGCATACTATGTTTCTGTAACTTTTTGCAGCTTGTGAAGGCCCCTTCAGCTGCTGTCGCCCAGCCTGCTGCAGCAGGAAAGGTTGCACAGGCTGAATCTGCCGGTGGGGGTGGGAACGGCGACGGTGGAATCGATGCGGATTTGCAGGCAAGGCTGGACAATCTGAGGAGAATGTAAATTCCTGTCCGGTGCTGTGCTGCACTAACTAAAAGAGTGGTATTGCCTTTTAGCACCATTTCTTGtgaatatgtatttttaccaTAAGATTCTCAAGCTTACTACAGAGTTGCAGATACTCGACATGTcgtataataataataatgatcgATGAGCAACCTCTTTGCTATGTCATTCTACTTACAGCACAATAGGAGTGATGGGAATTTGAGCTTAATTTCCAACATATgaaatgcatgcatatttcTTTCAAAGGCAAAAAGTTACAGCTGTTCTGGTTGATGGAtccatagataaatctagatatgaCTAAAACATATTGTGGTGTGGAACATAGGGACTATATTTTGAGTTCGTCTTTTATCTGTACTTTTCTATCTTGGCTTTCAGAGACCACTAAAAGTACTCTACCCCTTCATTTCGTATTATGAGCTAAttttgaccaagtttatattattatttttaatacaagaaaaatatattataaaaatatgtttaatattagatttaatgaaactaatttaatattttaaatgttggtaaattttcttgtgaacttgatcaaacttgacttggaaaaaagtcaaatgacttataatatggatcACAGGCAAGTATTAAAGTGTTTTGGTCGCGAGTCTCGGCCTAAAAACTGCTGCCCTAAAGCCATAGCGACGTGTGTGCAAGACACACAGAAAAGGAATTCTACTGTGTATGAGTATGACTGCTGAGGTACTGAGGATCTCGCTTTGCATCGTGCCATCGACGGAAACCTGATTCTACGATGTCTTGGAACAATTTTTCCCCCTATCTAAATGAGAAGATGCTATAATTCTTTCCTGATCTTTATATCGATGACAGCTAcgatttatattatgatatggAGAGAGTGCTTATCTAGCTAGCATAGGCCACGTTCAGCGACTATAGAATGCTGGTAGGTTAACTTAtctggcacgaaaaacatattaatatattaatagattagtatataattaagtaattataattattaaacaataaatagattaatatgattttttaaaattatttttttataaatttttttataaaaaatacaccatttaacagttcgaAAAACGTGTATACGGAAAAAGAGAGCGTTAAGTTAACTAAGGGCTGGGGCGAACGCGGTATCAATCTATTATTAGGCTAGTGGAATAGCCGAATAGCTAGTTTCTTGTagcgtgtttttttttttttgggttactCTGGCTAAAATATTGGATGACTATATCTCACCGCGTGTTGTGTTCGATTTTATTTGCTCATGGTTCGATTTCTCCATATATTGGAGCTGCTCTTATGCATAAAACAAACCCATTTTACTCCTGATTATTTATCTACGTTAAGCAAACTGGAAGGTCCACCTCTAGTTTTGATCCTATATTCTTACACCATAACATCATAACTCGACATGTACAAAGCTTGCTCCCTAAAGATAAATCTACATGCATTTGAGTTATAAATTAACCTTATCAGAAACTTAATTTGTCTTTGCTGATAGTAAAAGCAGCACCCTAGGCATATATTCAGTAGTACAGTAGTAGTAAATTGACCTCAATTCTGTATGAAAACTTTGCACATAAAATGTCTCTGCATATAAACATTCAGTATGGATATTCTGCAAATGAATTCTTAACAAATTCAGAAAAGCAAGATaaaggattaaaaaaacacacatggTCTGTGGCTTGGCTGCACCTAGCAGGCCATCACTCGAACTCTGCCTGcttgcaaaacaaaatatggcTTGTATTTGTGTATGAAGTACAAATGAATCAGAACATATCCAGCAACTACAGTATtggtagtaaaaaaaaaacatgattaattgatgtTGAGTGGTTTGTAACTGTTCTTCATGGTGTGTACAACTGTCATCACAAGATTTTGGAAAAGCATGTATGCTGCGCGCACCACAAGCACTTGATCAGACTTAAAATAACTTTGACTGCACATTCAATGCTCCAAACACATGATTCAGAAAACATGTTATCCTGAATGGTTCATGCTTGTCactaacaacaaaatatctaGCACAAAACACTAGCAAGATAATTTCACACCTTTAAACCAATGCCAAGTAGTTTCAGTGTCACCCCCTAGTAAAAATAGAAGAGAACCTCATTTCTCCTTGACTGCTTCTGCATGATACTGCTCCAGTTCAGCATCAAGATCCGCAGCCGATTTTTGTACACGATTCCGATCATTTCCACGATTTTTTCCCTGGCCGCGGCCACCACTGCCCTGGCTACTGCTTCCAGGACGACCGTTACCTTGAAATCCTCTTGGGCCACCTCCAATGCCCTGACCGCTTCCTGGGCGAACATTACCTTGAAATGGTCCCCTTTGGCCAACTCTTCGAGGTACActatagaaaaagaaatcataaTGCTATGAGTATTTGGTGATAAAGTATAGTTTTACAAGGGCGTGACGACTTTAAGATTGATTACAACTTCTGTTATTTGAAATGCTTCCTGACAGAGGAATTACCAGTCTGAACGAGAGGTTAAAGAATATGGTTACCAACTCTAGCAATCAAAAGAGTGTCCTGTTACACTGTGCATGTGAATATAAAATCTGTAGATGTATGTATCTGTGAATATAAAAGCCAACTCGCTAAAATTTCTGAAACTGGCTACTAAGAAAGTGGGAGTACATCATGTAGTTTgcatattctaaaatgttgTCTAATAAGAACTGACCAAGGTTCTTTAACAGtgcaaaaaaaagtaaatgccACAGTAGTGTGATCTGCTCCATTCAAAATCAAATCATGGACAACCATTATTCCCTCTATTACACTACAAATGTACTCTTGGATAGAAATTCCATAATTGTAATTCCATTGATGCATTAAGTGCAATTATAATACTTTCCAGTCTTGGTCGTCCCTTACTTGTCAATGAGACAACAGGTGGTtggattatatattaattctttGAGCAGTCTGCACACCAATTTTTGATTAAGTATCTATTAGATTTAATAGTTGTCCACAGAATTCTAATCagacttacattgtga includes:
- the LOC102721460 gene encoding vacuolar protein sorting-associated protein 2 homolog 1-like, which gives rise to MSFLFGKRKTPAELLRENKRMLDRSIREIERERQGLQAQEKKLITEIKKTAKEGQMGAVKVMAKDLIRTRHQITKFYQLKSQLQGVSLRVQTLKSTQAMGDAMKGVTKAMGQMNRQLNLPGLQRIMMEFERQNERMEMTSEVMGDAIDDALEGDEDQEEETEELVNQVLDEIGIDVNQELVKAPSAAVAQPAAAGKVAQAESAGGGGNGDGGIDADLQARLDNLRRM